In Paenibacillus durus, the DNA window CAAATGCAGGCTTTTGTGGAAAAAGCCGTCCCCGGATTCAAGAAGCTGGGCAGCGTAAGCATCGCCCCAGCCATTGCCGAGCGTGTCACGCAATTCCCGCTTCAGGCCAAGCTATATCTGGACCGGGTGAAGGATCGGCTTCTGGCTGCCGTTGAATTTCAATACGGCGAGGTCGTTATTAATCCCTTGGAAGACCACCGCATGCAGCAGGGGTCGCCTCGTATTCTCATCCGGGACGCCCAGGGGGAGCAGGCGATTATCGATATGATCGAACATTGTCCGTTTACGAAGACGGAAGCCGGATACTTCATGAACGATGAAGAAGCGGAGTTCGACTTCCTCTATACGGTTGTCCCGCAGCTGGAGAAGCTGATGAAGGTGTACGCAACGACAGCGGTGAAACTGCGGGTGCACAAGTTAAATACGCTTCCGAAGGTCAGTGTGCAGGTATCCGCAGCCGAGCGAATGAACTGGCTTGAATTTCGCCTGAATATGGGGTGGATACCGGAAACCGAAATTCGCAGCCTGGTGAAATCCTTGGAGGAAAAACGGAGATATTACCGTCTGCCGAACGGTTCCTTGCTGCCGTTGGACAGCGCGGAGCTTCAGGAGCTGTCGAAGTTCCTCAAGGACACGGGGCTTCTCTACACGGATATCATCGAATCGAAGTTCCGGGTCCCTCTGGCCCACGGCCTTCACTTGATCGACCATGAATTTGGCGGTCTGAAGCTCGACAAGCCGGTCCGCCAGCTCCTCTATAACCTGCGAAATCCGGACAATCTCGACTTCCCGGTCCCGGTTCCTCTTAGGAAGGTGCTGCGGGATTATCAAAAAATAGGCTACCAATGGCTGAAGACACTCGCCCATTACGGGTTCGGCGGCATTTTGGCGGATGACATGGGACTGGGCAAGACCGTGCAGAGCATCGCCTTTATCGTCTCCGTTCTGCCGGAGATTCGGCAGCAGCGCATCCCGGCCCTCGTGATCTCGCCGGGGTCGCTTGTCTACAATTGGCGCAATGAGCTGCGGAAGTTTGCACCGGGCATCCGCGTGCTCATCGCGGACGGCAGCCAGACCGAGCGGGCGGAGAAAATGCAAAGACTGGAGGACGCCGACGTCGTCCTTACCTCATACCCCCTCCTGCTGCGGGATGTGGATCTCTATGCCAAGCAGCCGTTTCATACGCTCATTCTTGATGAGGCCCAAGCCTTCAAGAACGATGCGACGCAGACGGCCCGGGCGGTCAAATCAATCCAGGCGGATTTCCGGTTCGCCTTGACCGGAACCCCTGTCGAGAACCGCATCGAAGAGCTGTGGTCGATCTTTAGCGTCGTCTTCCCGGCATTGTTCCCGGACCGGAAGACGTTCGGCAACTTGACGCGCAAAGAGGTAGCCAAACGGGCGCGGCCTTTCATGCTGCGCAGGTGGAAGAGCGAAGTGCTTCAAGACCTGCCGGACAAAACCGAGTCGATTAAGCCAACCGAGCTGCTGCCCGAACAGAAGAAACTGTACGCTGCTTATTTGGCCAAGCTGCAGCAGGATACCTTAAAGCATCTAAGCGTGGACGGGTACCACAAGAGCCGGATCAAAATCTTGGCCGGCCTCACCCGGCTTCGGCAAATTTGCTGTCATCCCGCCCTTTTTATCGAAGGATATAAGGGAAGCTCTGCGAAGCTTACGCAGCTGATGGAAATCGTGGAAGAGTGCCTGGCCAACCGGAAACGCATGCTTATCTTCTCTCAATTCACGGAAATGCTTGGCCTAATTGGCAAATCGTTGAGCGATCAGGGCACTCCGTTCTTTTATCTGGACGGGTCCACGGCGGCCCGTGAGCGCGTCGAGCTATGCGCCCGGTTCAATGATGGCGAAATGGACGTCTTCCTCATTTCCCTGAAGGCAGGGGGAACGGGACTAAATTTGACGGGCGCGGATACCGTTGTCCTATATGACCTGTGGTGGAACCCGGCAGTCGAACAGCAAGCCGCCGACCGCGCCCACCGCATGGGGCAGAAGAACGCCGTTCAGGTCATCCGTCTGATCACCCAAGACACGATGGAGGAAAAAATGTACGAGCTCCAGCACAAAAAGAAACACCTGATCGACGAGGTGATGGGCCCGGGTCAAGAGGGAGCGTCCGCTCTTACCGAAGAAGAGCTGCGGGAGATTTTGATGATATAAAATACCTGTATATTTATCCATTCGATAATGCTATGACAAACCGAGGACGTGAGCAATCACGTCTTTTTCTTTTGCCTTTATCCTGATTTTATCGAAGTCGTAAAGCACGAACCTTAGTCTAGGCACATGCATAGTATGAAAAAAAGTTATTATGAAGGAGTGAACCAATGGCATTTTTACCACTGCCCGGAACACCCGCTCAGACACTGCCTCCTCCCCCTGCTTTCATCCCGCCAAAACCTCCTGCATTTGGATCTTATATCATTGACTGCTTGCAAAGTTATACTTATGTCTGGTTATGGAATGGGGACAGTTTCTGGTATTACCCCACTCGCGTGGAGTACGGAGAAGTTTCAGGTTATCGCTGGAGCGGGGAATTTTGGTATTACTATGGAATTGATCCAAGATTTATAAATGCGGTTTCTTGTCCTCCGATTCCTACGCTGTACTAACAATGAAGAAGCAAAATGGGGCTCGGCAAGTTTTTTGGAATCCCCGCATCGAGAACGCATCGGCTCCCTGTTGAACCGATGCGTTATAATCCATCCTGTTTCCTTTATGATTTCTTCAATTTAATAGGGAACAGCAGGTCTAACTGATGCTCATCGCTCTCTGGCCAACTCATTTGGAAATGATATACATAATTCAGGTGTTCTTCTAATAATCCGCCCATGAACTCCCCATTGTCAACCAACGTATTGGGTTCATACTTCGGATTATCATGACAAACCCAATCGGACAAAAGTTTCCACTCGTGAAAATTCCCTAGCGTTATCGTATGTGCCGCATACAAACCACCAGAACACTGCTTCTTAACGAGAGGTGCAGGAACATCTATGTCTTCAGGAATGGTAACCCATAGCTCATACCCATAATATGGCCGCTCATTAGAAGGGTTCGGATGATTAAACCCATAGACACGGGCATCCGGTTTCGTAGTATAAAGCTGACTCTTCTGCAAGAATTCCGCCAATTGCTCTCCGGCATGCTCCTCAGGATTTTCCCCCATATAATGACTTGCCGCGACTGTGCAGGGCGGAACATGGACAATCCTCACATTTTCGAGTACTTGTAATTTCTCTGCTGCTTTGTTCAGATCCCTCATTGACTTTTCCTCCTTCAAATCCAAACATGTTAAGGATAAGGATTCAATTTCACGGAGTAGAGTCTCATCATACAAGATATCGTGTTTTATTTTGAGTTCATCATTTCTTTCCAGCTCTTCGATGAGCTTCATCATTATTTCTTTGATTGTGGCCAAAGACTCTATTCGACTTGTTACTTGCTCTACCCTTTCCTTAAAAACGTCTATAGCTGTAGAAGCATCTTCATGCTCCAGAATGGTAGCAACTTGTCTTAGAGGCACACCTAATTTTCTTAATATCATGATCTGCCGGAGACGTCGTAGAGAGGGATGGTCGTATGTTCTATACGCGTATCCTTCTTTTTTCGTACTCTCTATAAGCCCTAGTTGCTCATAATATCGAAGTGTTCTAGTCGTCACCTGAAAAAATCTCGATACCTCACTGATGGTCACAAGTTCCATGTTCATCCTCCTTTCCTTCACTTGAAGTGTACAGGACGCCGCGACGTCAAAGTCAATAGGTTTCCTACAAAGTCATTCAACATTAAGTATATCGAAAGCTTTCATGCAAGATGGCCGCTTCCCTCACATCTCTCTGTAAAATACATATTCGTTGATCTATTTGTTTCAAGTGCCTACATTAAGACTACTAATGTAACTGATAAGCTAATTCGCTTAACCAAGCGGTCATTGAGGGTATTTTATACAAAAAGTTATAATCCAATTGACTAGTCGAAATGATAAAAATTGGAGGTTATCCAAATGATTATTGAGATAGGAAAAAAAATCAAAGCACTGCGTGTAC includes these proteins:
- a CDS encoding DEAD/DEAH box helicase → MSVQLTKQSIKQWCGPYAYQKGERLCRTNKIHFMRFDTEVNEYTAEVNGPSRHEVQLTFDWNGKPNAVCTCPTLGSFDSFCHHIAAVLIRLYDIQLAGDSTAPQIPADAGPGITPGRAEPVPITERILRLFDDKPVRPIHNKTLTETRIPLKVEFILKLLAVGNNTALFGIELKAGPKALYIVQNIASFLDQLGRGESYSFSPRFSYSPELHTFGKEDEAVLRALMEMIRDRAAYRETDRLHSVYASGRNSDRMLLIPPQAWAVLLPLLSQAPNVTLMDGDIKYDGICLSDEPLPLSFEIDEAGSGGCSLRIHGLEEITIMELYGAAFLQGKLLPLPTKQGKRLTELKAILDESGTDDIVIPGGQMQAFVEKAVPGFKKLGSVSIAPAIAERVTQFPLQAKLYLDRVKDRLLAAVEFQYGEVVINPLEDHRMQQGSPRILIRDAQGEQAIIDMIEHCPFTKTEAGYFMNDEEAEFDFLYTVVPQLEKLMKVYATTAVKLRVHKLNTLPKVSVQVSAAERMNWLEFRLNMGWIPETEIRSLVKSLEEKRRYYRLPNGSLLPLDSAELQELSKFLKDTGLLYTDIIESKFRVPLAHGLHLIDHEFGGLKLDKPVRQLLYNLRNPDNLDFPVPVPLRKVLRDYQKIGYQWLKTLAHYGFGGILADDMGLGKTVQSIAFIVSVLPEIRQQRIPALVISPGSLVYNWRNELRKFAPGIRVLIADGSQTERAEKMQRLEDADVVLTSYPLLLRDVDLYAKQPFHTLILDEAQAFKNDATQTARAVKSIQADFRFALTGTPVENRIEELWSIFSVVFPALFPDRKTFGNLTRKEVAKRARPFMLRRWKSEVLQDLPDKTESIKPTELLPEQKKLYAAYLAKLQQDTLKHLSVDGYHKSRIKILAGLTRLRQICCHPALFIEGYKGSSAKLTQLMEIVEECLANRKRMLIFSQFTEMLGLIGKSLSDQGTPFFYLDGSTAARERVELCARFNDGEMDVFLISLKAGGTGLNLTGADTVVLYDLWWNPAVEQQAADRAHRMGQKNAVQVIRLITQDTMEEKMYELQHKKKHLIDEVMGPGQEGASALTEEELREILMI
- a CDS encoding MerR family transcriptional regulator translates to MELVTISEVSRFFQVTTRTLRYYEQLGLIESTKKEGYAYRTYDHPSLRRLRQIMILRKLGVPLRQVATILEHEDASTAIDVFKERVEQVTSRIESLATIKEIMMKLIEELERNDELKIKHDILYDETLLREIESLSLTCLDLKEEKSMRDLNKAAEKLQVLENVRIVHVPPCTVAASHYMGENPEEHAGEQLAEFLQKSQLYTTKPDARVYGFNHPNPSNERPYYGYELWVTIPEDIDVPAPLVKKQCSGGLYAAHTITLGNFHEWKLLSDWVCHDNPKYEPNTLVDNGEFMGGLLEEHLNYVYHFQMSWPESDEHQLDLLFPIKLKKS